One genomic window of Cricetulus griseus strain 17A/GY chromosome 3, alternate assembly CriGri-PICRH-1.0, whole genome shotgun sequence includes the following:
- the Kcnk4 gene encoding potassium channel subfamily K member 4, whose translation MRSTTLLALLALVLLYLVSGALVFQALEKPHEQQVQKELEDGRDKFLKDHPCVSQENLREFIKLLAKTLGGGANPDTSWTNNSNHSSAWNLGSAFFFSGTIITTVGYGNTALQTDAGRLFCIFYALVGIPLFGMLLAGVGDRLGSSLRRGIGHIEAVFLKWHVPPGLVRILSAVLFLLIGCLLFVLTPTFVFSYLESWSKLEAIYFVIVTLTTVGFGDYVPGTSSRHNSAYQPLAWFWILFGLAYFASVLTTIGNWLRAVSRRTRAEMGGLTAQAASWTGTVTARVTQRAGPSAPPPEKEQPFLPSSLPAPPGVVEPASMPVSPGSPKKAKTPSPPTASALDYPSENLAFIDESSDTQSERGCALPRAPRGRRRPNAPRKPSKPRGPGRLRDKARPA comes from the exons ATGCGCAGCACCACACTCCTGGCCCTGTTGGCACTGGTGCTGCTTTACTTGGTATCCGGGGCTCTAGTGTTCCAGGCTCTGGAGAAGCCTCATGAGCAGCAGGTTCAGAAGGAGCTGGAGGATGGCCGAGACAAGTTTCTGAAGGACCATCCATGTGTGAGCCAGGAGAACCTGAGGGAATTCATCAAG CTCCTGGCTAAAACCCTGGGAGGGGGTGCAAACCCAGACACCAGTTGGACCAATAACAGCAACCACTCATCAGCTTGGAACCTGGGCAGCGCCTTCTTTTTCTCGGGGACCATCATCACTACCGTCG GCTATGGCAACACAGCCTTACAGACAGATGCCGGTCGTCTCTTTTGTATCTTCTATGCACTGGTGGGAATCCCGCTGTTCGGGATGCTGCTGGCCGGGGTCGGGGACCGATTGGGCTCCTCTCTGCGGCGGGGCATCGGCCACATCGAAGCAGTCTTCTTG AaatggcatgtgccacctggGTTGGTGAGAATACTGTCTGCAGTGCTCTTCCTGCTCATTGGCTGCTTGCTCTTTGTCCTAACTCCTACCTTCGTGTTCTCCTATTTGGAGAGCTGGAGCAAGCTGGAAGCTATCTACTTTGTCATAGTGACACTTACCACCGTGGGCTTTGGCGATTATGTGCCCG GCACTAGCTCCAGGCACAACTCAGCCTACCAACCTCTGGCGTGGTTCTGGATCTTATTCGGCCTAGCCTACTTCGCCTCGGTGCTCACCACCATCGGCAACTGGTTGCGAGCGGTTTCCCGCCGCACACGGGCAGAG ATGGGTGGCCTCACGGCTCAGGCTGCTAGCTGGACCGGCACAGTGACAGCACGAGTGACCCAGCGAGCCGGGCCCAGCGCCCCACCGCCAGAGAAGGAGCAAccattccttccctcctccctgcctgcaCCTCCTGGTGTTGTAGAGCCAGCCAGCATGCCGGTATCCCCTGGGTCcccaaagaaagccaagacacCTTCCCCGCCAACGGCCTCAGCTCTGGATTACCCCAGTGAGAATCTGGCCTTCATTGATGAGTCCTCAGACACGCAGAGTGAACGTGGCTGCGCCCTGCCTCGTGCACCTCGGGGTCGCCGCCGTCCCAATGCACCCAGGAAGCCCTCGAAACCCCGGGGTCCTGGGCGTCTCCGAGACAAGGCCAGGCCGGCGTAG
- the Catsperz gene encoding cation channel sperm-associated protein subunit zeta, which produces MGRYIQPTLIPGRPHQSSRALFVSSHETIIAIREETLSPPPSWSVTPFSTESCGGWSVAWALPVPTPAHSPCPLQLSGCLPRLPFFVCDPQAAPKHVHHRRSSVRSSLHGDVRDLWSTATLSTANVSVSDVCEDFDEEGRTVEKSRRYSQTISLKENLNLNSEEIQQQARLELELRRGRSLERDFSVEEEHDESVIPLVKSTSESSVSLSKQMPHQAYWTEQQNRLPLPLMELMENEVLEILSKALSTYKATIGKTHFMTKELQVYIEGLKKRRNQRLYYMSL; this is translated from the exons ATGGGGAGGTATATCCAGCCCACTCTCATCCCTGGGCGCCCACACCAGTCAAGTCGTGCCCTTTTTG TCTCCTCCCACGAGACCATTATCGCCATCCGGGAGGAGactctgtcccctcccccttcctggaGCGTGACTCCCTTCTCCACTGAGTCCTGTGGAGGCTGGTCCGTTG CCTGGGCGCTGCCCGTCCCCACTCCAGCCCATTCTCCCTGCCCTCTCCAACTCTCTGGATGCCTACCTAGgcttcctttttttgtgtgtgacccGCAGGCTGCGCCCAAACACGTACACCATCGCCGCAGCTCCGTCAGGTCGAGCCTGCACGGAGATGTTCGTGATCTATGGAGCACCGCCACGCTGTCTACAGCGAACGTGTCGGTGTCCGACGTCTGCGAGGACTTCGACGAGGAGGGCAGAACTGTAGAGAAGTCTCGCAGGTACAGCCAgaccatttctttaaaggaaaacCTCAACCTCAACTCAGAGGAGATCCAGCAGCAAGCGCGTTTAGAGCTAGAGCTGCGCCGTGGCAGATCCTTGGAGCGCGATTTCTCGGTAGAAGAGGAGCACGACGAATCTGTGATCCCCCTTG TAAAGTCTACTTCAGAATCATCAGTCAGTCTGTCAAAGCAAATGCCGCATCAAGCCTACTGGACAGAGCAGCAGAACAGG CTGCCCCTGCCCCTGATGGAACTCATGGAGAATGAAGTTCTGGAAATTCTCAGCAAAGCCCTCAGTA CATATAAGGCCACGATTGGCAAGACCCACTTCATGACTAAAGAGCTGCAGGTATACATCGAGGGGCTCAAGAAGCGCCGGAACCAGAGGCTGTACTACATGTCTCTGTGA
- the Esrra gene encoding steroid hormone receptor ERR1 isoform X1 gives MSSQVVGIEPLYIKAEPASPDSPKGSSETETEPPVTLAPGPAPARCLPGHKEEEDGEGAGSGEQGSGKLVLSSLPKRLCLVCGDVASGYHYGVASCEACKAFFKRTIQGSIEYSCPASNECEITKRRRKACQACRFTKCLRVGMLKEGVRLDRVRGGRQKYKRRPEVDPLPFPGPFPAGPLAVAGGPRKTAPVNALVSHLLVVEPEKLYAMPDPASPDGHLPAVATLCDLFDREIVVTISWAKSIPGFSSLSLSDQMSVLQSVWMEVLVLGVAQRSLPLQDELAFAEDLVLDEEGARAAGLGDLGAALLQLVRRLQALRLEREEYVLLKALALANSDSVHIEDAEAVEQLREALHEALLEYEAGRAGPGGGAERRRAGRLLLTLPLLRQTAGKVLAHFYGVKLEGKVPMHKLFLEMLEAMMD, from the exons ATGTCCAGCCAGGTGGTGGGCATCGAGCCTCTCTACATCAAGGCAGAGCCAGCCAGCCCTGACAGTCCAAAGGGTTCCTCAGAGACTGAGACTGAACCCCCAGTGACCCTGGCCCCAGGTCCAGCTCCAGCCCGCTGCCTTCCAGGgcacaaggaggaggaggatggggagggggcagggtctgGTGAGCAGGGCAGTGGCAAGCTAGTGCTCAGCTCTCTGCCCAAACGCCTCTGCCTTGTCTGTGGGGACGTGGCTTCCGGCTACCACTATGGTGTGGCATCCTGTGAGGCCTGCAAAGCCTTCTTCAAGAGGACCATCCAGG GGAGCATCGAGTACAGCTGTCCGGCCTCCAATGAGTGTGAGATCACCAAGCGGAGACGCAAGGCCTGTCAGGCTTGCCGCTTCACCAAGTGCCTGCGGGTGGGCATGCTCAAGGAGG GCGTGCGTCTGGACCGTGTCCGAGGTGGGCGACAGAAGTACAAGCGGCGGCCAGAGGTGGACCCATTGCCTTTCCCAGGCCCCTTCCCTGCTGGTCCTCTGGCAGTAGCTGGAGGCCCCCGGAAGACAG CCCCAGTGAATGCTCTGGTGTCTCATCTGCTGGTGGTTGAGCCTGAGAAGCTGTATGCCATGCCTGACCCAGCAAGCCCTGATGGACACCTCCCTGCTGTGGCCACTCTTTGCGACCTTTTTGATCGAGAGATAGTGGTCACCATCAGCTGGGCCAAGAGCATCCCAG GCTTCTCCTCACTGTCACTGTCGGACCAGATGTCAGTACTACAGAGTGTGTGGATGGAGGTGCTGGTGCTGGGTGTGGCCCAGCGCTCACTGCCACTGCAGGATGAGCTGGCATTTGCTGAGGACCTGGTCTTGGATGAAGAAGGGGCCCGGGCAGCTGGTCTGGGGGATCTGGGGGCAGCCCTGCTGCAGCTGGTACGGCGACTGCAAGCCCTACGGCTGGAGCGGGAGGAGTATGTACTGCTGAAGGCTCTGGCCCTTGCCAATTCTG ACTCTGTGCATATTGAAGACGCTGAGGCTGTGGAGCAGCTGCGAGAAGCCCTGCATGAGGCCCTGCTGGAGTATGAAGCTGGCCGGGCTGGCCCTGGAGGGGGTGCTGAGCGGAGGCGCGCAGGCAGGCTGCTGCTCACACTGCCACTCCTCCGCCAGACAGCAGGCAAAGTCCTGGCGCATTTCTACGGGGTGAAGCTGGAGGGCAAGGTGCCCATGCACAAGCTGTTTCTGGAAATGCTCGAGGCCATGATGGACTAG
- the Esrra gene encoding steroid hormone receptor ERR1 isoform X2 has product MLKEGVRLDRVRGGRQKYKRRPEVDPLPFPGPFPAGPLAVAGGPRKTAPVNALVSHLLVVEPEKLYAMPDPASPDGHLPAVATLCDLFDREIVVTISWAKSIPGFSSLSLSDQMSVLQSVWMEVLVLGVAQRSLPLQDELAFAEDLVLDEEGARAAGLGDLGAALLQLVRRLQALRLEREEYVLLKALALANSDSVHIEDAEAVEQLREALHEALLEYEAGRAGPGGGAERRRAGRLLLTLPLLRQTAGKVLAHFYGVKLEGKVPMHKLFLEMLEAMMD; this is encoded by the exons ATGCTCAAGGAGG GCGTGCGTCTGGACCGTGTCCGAGGTGGGCGACAGAAGTACAAGCGGCGGCCAGAGGTGGACCCATTGCCTTTCCCAGGCCCCTTCCCTGCTGGTCCTCTGGCAGTAGCTGGAGGCCCCCGGAAGACAG CCCCAGTGAATGCTCTGGTGTCTCATCTGCTGGTGGTTGAGCCTGAGAAGCTGTATGCCATGCCTGACCCAGCAAGCCCTGATGGACACCTCCCTGCTGTGGCCACTCTTTGCGACCTTTTTGATCGAGAGATAGTGGTCACCATCAGCTGGGCCAAGAGCATCCCAG GCTTCTCCTCACTGTCACTGTCGGACCAGATGTCAGTACTACAGAGTGTGTGGATGGAGGTGCTGGTGCTGGGTGTGGCCCAGCGCTCACTGCCACTGCAGGATGAGCTGGCATTTGCTGAGGACCTGGTCTTGGATGAAGAAGGGGCCCGGGCAGCTGGTCTGGGGGATCTGGGGGCAGCCCTGCTGCAGCTGGTACGGCGACTGCAAGCCCTACGGCTGGAGCGGGAGGAGTATGTACTGCTGAAGGCTCTGGCCCTTGCCAATTCTG ACTCTGTGCATATTGAAGACGCTGAGGCTGTGGAGCAGCTGCGAGAAGCCCTGCATGAGGCCCTGCTGGAGTATGAAGCTGGCCGGGCTGGCCCTGGAGGGGGTGCTGAGCGGAGGCGCGCAGGCAGGCTGCTGCTCACACTGCCACTCCTCCGCCAGACAGCAGGCAAAGTCCTGGCGCATTTCTACGGGGTGAAGCTGGAGGGCAAGGTGCCCATGCACAAGCTGTTTCTGGAAATGCTCGAGGCCATGATGGACTAG
- the Trmt112 gene encoding multifunctional methyltransferase subunit TRM112-like protein, translating into MRSVRSFRFRPRELPSGNMKLLTHNLLSSHVRGVGTRGFPLRLQATEVRINPVEFNPDFVARMIPKVEWAALVQAADTLNLAEVPKEPTEGYEHDETFLRKMHHVLLEVDVLEGTLQCPESGRLFPISRGIPNMLLNDEETET; encoded by the exons ATGAGAAGTGTGCGCTCCTTCCGGTTCCGGCCTCGCGAGCTCCCGAGTGGCAACATGAAACTGCTCACCCACAATCTCCTGAGCTCGCACGTGCGGGGCGTGGGCACGCGTGGCTTCCCGCTGCGGCTGCAG GCCACCGAGGTCCGCATCAACCCGGTGGAGTTCAACCCTGATTTCGTGGCGCGGATGATCCCCAAAGTGGAGTGGGCGGCGCTTGTGCAGGCGGCGGACACT TTAAACCTGGCCGAGGTTCCCAAAGAGCCGACCGAAGGCTATGAGCACGACGAGACGTTTTTGAGGAAGATGCACCACGTGTTGCTTGAG GTTGATGTGCTGGAGGGCACCCTGCAATGCCCGGAGTCGGGCCGTCTTTTCCCCATCAGCCGCGGGATCCCCAATATGTTGCTGAATGACGAAGAAACTGAAACATAA
- the Prdx5 gene encoding peroxiredoxin-5, mitochondrial yields MLQPGKRVLGGTAGPVLRAAATWTWQAGKAGREAAGWERSGDRSFSSASVAMARIKVGDAIPSVEVFEREPGKKVNLAELFKGKKGVLFGVPGAFTPGCSKTHLPGFVEQAEALKAKGVQVLACLSVNDVFVTEEWGRAHKAEGKVRLLADPTGAFGKETDLLLDDSLVSLFGNRRLKRFSMVIDNGVVKALNVEPDGTGLTCSLAPNIISQL; encoded by the exons ATGCTACAACCTGGAAAACGAGTCCTAGGCGGCACTGCCGGCCCGGTACTCCGCGCAGCGGCTACCTGGACGTGGCAGGCAGGCAAAGCAGGCCGGGAAGCAGCAGGGTGGGAGCGTAGCGGGGACCGCAGCTTCAGCAGCGCCTCGGTGGCTATGGCCCGGATCAAG GTGGGAGATGCCATCCCCTCAGTGGAGGTGTTTGAAAGGGAGCCTGGCAAGAAGGTGAACCTGGCGGAGCTGTTCAAAGGCAAGAAAGGTGTGCTGTTTGGAGTTCCTGGGGCATTTACACCTGGCTGTTCTAAG ACCCACCTGCCTGGGTTTGTGGAGCAAGCCGAGGCTCTGAAGGCCAAGGGAGTGCAGGTGTTGGCATGTCTGAGTGTTAATGATGTCTTTGTGACTGAAGAGTGGGGTCGAGCCCACAAGGCAGAAGGCAAG GTTCGGCTCCTGGCTGACCCCACTGGGGCCTTTGGGAAG GAGACAGACTTACTACTAGATGATTCTTTGGTGTCTCTCTTTGGGAATCGCCGGCTGAAGAG GTTCTCCATGGTGATAGACAATGGCGTAGTGAAGGCACTGAATGTGGAGCCAGATGGCACAGGCCTCACCTGCAGCCTGGCCCCCAACATCATCTCACAACTCTGA